The following nucleotide sequence is from Mesorhizobium sp. CAU 1732.
TATCCATAAGCCAGACGGTGGGAACGCGGCGGCTGTGTGGTCGTGCTGGTACACGGAGCCGCTAACCGCTCTGCCACAGCTCCCGATCGGCGAGATAAGCCTTGCCCGCGCGTGCCGTCTGCGCTTGGAGCTAGTATCGGCCTCTAGATCGCGCAACCGCGGTCGGCCGCCAGACTGACACGACATAGGAAATTGCCATGACGGTCGCGACAATGGCGTCCCGCTTCACCGCAAGCAGTTCGGCCAACCGTCTGGGCATCCTCGTGATGCTGCTCGCCATCTTCATGTTCACGCTCAACGACGTGATGGGCAAATGGCTGGTCGCGACCTATTCGGTCGGGCAGGTTCTGCTGATCCGCAGCGTGGCGGCCCTCGTCATCCTCGCGCCGTTCCTGTGGCGCGGCGGCATCCGCCCGCTGATCGCGGTCGAGCGGCCGGGCATGCAAATCCTGCGCGTCGTCCTGTCGTCGGTGGAGGTCTACTGCTTCTATTTCGCCGTGATCTCGATGCCGCTGGCCGATGTCATGACCTATTGGCTCGCAGCGCCGATCTACGTCGCGGCTCTATCACCGTTCCTGCTCGGGGAGCACGTCGGATGGCGGCGCTGGACGGCGATCTTCATCGGCTTCGCCGGCGTCGTCATCGCACTCGAACCGTCTGCCGCGACCCTGACGCTTCCCGCCCTCATCTCGATCGGCGGCTCGTTCTGCTTCGCCTTCATGATGCTGTCCGGCCGCGCCCTGCGTGGCACGCCCGATCGCACGCTCGTCTTCTGGCAGATCGTCGGCGCCGGCCTCATCGGCCTCGTCACCGCGCCCTTCGGCTGGGTCACGCCAACCCCGTTCGACTTCGCGCTGCTCGCCACGCTCGGCGTCGTCGCGATGGCCGCGCACATGCTGGTCAACCGTGCGCTCAAGCTCGCCGATGCCGCGACCGTCGCGCCGTTCCAGTACACGCTCCTGTTCTGGGCGGTCATCTTCGGCTGGCTGGTCTTCGGCGATGTTCCACGCCCCGCAATGCTCGCCGGCGCCGCGATCATCGTCGCGGCCGGCCTGTTCATCTTCGTGCGGGAGCAGAAGGCTGCGCGTGCGGCCAGGCTCAAGGCACCCGATTAGAGCGTTTCAGGTTTTCACCGAAACACCCCCTCCACCGAGGCCGCCGACAATCGCGACCTGGATCCTCCCCCATTTTCATGAGGGAGGGGGACCACGAAGTGGTGGAGGGGGTGTTTCGCGAAAAGCGATTCCACCTCATCCGGAACCGCTCTAGAGCCGATAGACCCGGATCGCATTGTCGCGCCAGAAGCGCTGTCGATCGGCCGCCGGAACACCCTCCAGCCGCTCATCGAGCAGCGCGATCCAGTCGCCCAGCCGCGTCGCCAGAAGGGCGACCGGCCAGTCGCCGCCGAACATTGTGCGACCGAACCCGAACGCATCGAAGGCGACGTCGAGATACGGTATCAGATCGTCGGGCTTCCAGTCCGGCCCCGCCTCGTTCGCCACGCCCGAAATCTTGCAAGAGACGTTCGGGAACGCGGCAAGCGCCCGCATCTGGCTCGCCCACGGTTCCATCATGCCATCCGCGATCGCGGGCTTGCCGATATGGTCGAGGATCATCGGCACATCCGGCACCGCCTCGACAAGCTTCAGCACACTCGCCATCTGGCGATAGTTGACGCAGATGTCGAAGGAGAAACCGAAATCGGCAAGCCGCCGCACCCCGTCGATGAAGTCCGGCCGCAGGCAGAAATCCGGCTCTTCGGCCTGCAGGATGCGCCGCACGCCACGAACCAGCGGCAGTTTCGCAAGCGCCGCAAGATCGGCCTCGACGGTACCACCCTTTTCGAGCTGCGCCGCCGCGACGATCGCCTTGATCCGCGGCTCGCTCGACGCAAGCCCGGATACCCATTCGGCTTCCAGAAGCGACGCCGAAG
It contains:
- a CDS encoding amidohydrolase family protein; amino-acid sequence: MPETAIIDTHVHLWDPARPHYPWLAGNEILDRSYLPGDYHEAAGGNEVDGFVFVECNAVPSASLLEAEWVSGLASSEPRIKAIVAAAQLEKGGTVEADLAALAKLPLVRGVRRILQAEEPDFCLRPDFIDGVRRLADFGFSFDICVNYRQMASVLKLVEAVPDVPMILDHIGKPAIADGMMEPWASQMRALAAFPNVSCKISGVANEAGPDWKPDDLIPYLDVAFDAFGFGRTMFGGDWPVALLATRLGDWIALLDERLEGVPAADRQRFWRDNAIRVYRL
- a CDS encoding DMT family transporter — encoded protein: MTVATMASRFTASSSANRLGILVMLLAIFMFTLNDVMGKWLVATYSVGQVLLIRSVAALVILAPFLWRGGIRPLIAVERPGMQILRVVLSSVEVYCFYFAVISMPLADVMTYWLAAPIYVAALSPFLLGEHVGWRRWTAIFIGFAGVVIALEPSAATLTLPALISIGGSFCFAFMMLSGRALRGTPDRTLVFWQIVGAGLIGLVTAPFGWVTPTPFDFALLATLGVVAMAAHMLVNRALKLADAATVAPFQYTLLFWAVIFGWLVFGDVPRPAMLAGAAIIVAAGLFIFVREQKAARAARLKAPD